The window TTGCCCATAATGCATTGCACCTTCCAGCTGCTGCAAGTGTTCACTTGTATTTCAACCGGCGTACACCACaatgcattttgggaaatgaagTCGCAAAGAAAGCCGATGGTTAAATCAGTGCTTTTAATCCTGTTTATaaactacactatactatacattTATAAACTGTACTATAGTACCAAATACTAACTTATAGTCCTGGAATTGCTTCTAAATTGTTTGACATTAGCTACCTGGCTacttaaaacaaataaagtggATATTATTGACAAGATACTGACCGTTGCCCATAATGCATTGCACCTTCCAGCTGCTGTTATTTCAACCGGTGTACACCGCaatgcattttgggaaatgaagTTGCAAAGAAAGCCGATGCTTTAAATCAGTGCTTTTTAGTCTATTTATAAACAATTTTATAGTATCAATACTAACTTATAGTCCTGGAATTGTTTCTAAATTGTTTGACATTAGCCACCTGGCTACTTAAAACATATATAGTGCATATATTGACAAGATACTTGACCATTGCAACAAGAGCGTTGCCCAtaatagtgatgggaattcaggctctttttagtgagccagatcatttggctcagctcactaagaagagccggctctttcggctcccaaacggctcttcgtctTACCACTTCTTCCTTtaataattcagccaaatttagcgctgttttgacctatgattagtatgtgtgcacatatatcacttaaattattcaatataattatactaaaccttataatttccagaataccataattttacaggCTGcctcgtttccgactgtcactcatcttgtctgctattcacGCACcacgctcctctctctctttccctcctcctcttcctcatgctctgtacctgtagaccgtcagcgcgccgtgCAACCTCCGCCTCTCCCTgtttgatggtatgatccttgtctgtcatcacctgattggtcgcacggacctCTTTaccacaacattcagtcacagtcagtgcatggagtgcccgtggcgcgtagaagatcatcctatcattctgccttgagttaattaaaaaaaaaaacggctctcggacgggaccggctcttatcgttcatttaaaagagccggctctttgaaccggttCGTTCGTAACGATACCTCACTAGCCCATAATGCATTGCACCTTCCCAGCTGCTGTAAGTGTTCACTTGTATATTCACCGGCGTACACCGCAGCTGACACAGTTAGACGGAGACAGCAACTGACATTAGTACACACATAGTTAATATCAATTGCTGCGTCATACATGCTCTATTACtaagtgtattaaatatataaatatataaatacccCCCTGGTTGTTGTAAAACACACGGAGCGACAGTGCCCGCCCCGTACTTTATCCTAACGACAGAACCAACCCGAACAACCCGGTGTAAGTAACGAGTGCACCTAATGTGAGGATCGTTTTAGGCATCAATTCAGTTGTTACTTGTCCTGCAAATATTCTGTGTTTTTGCGTCACGTTTTCTTATATTTAACTGGAAATACATAgcattatatgtatgtatgcataatTTCCCGTCAaagaaaagcaccactttatGTCTTTATGTGCGCCTGACCTTGCCTGCTCCTAGATAGCCAAAGCTAGCTTGAGAGGTCGCATCTACTACCTTACTCTACCTTGTTTCATGATGGAAGAGGAAGCCTTCACTGATATTAGTGGTAAATCCATCTCTCTGGACTGTCAGAGTCACTCCAGCCTCTGCAGGGAGTTCACTGTCAGCGTCCCCAAAGTGTCCATCGGTAAGGTGCTGGTGTACACCTGCTGTGTCTGGCTGTTTGCATACGCTGTGTTCTTCTTCACAGAGGTAAGACACAATGAGTTCTCAATCTGTATTACTGTCATACTTGCTTTTATATCATCTTATCATCACTTGaccatattatattatacatgtgcaatatatccttgatgcaatatacacctcagtgcaactacctttgtttacattttatttattacatctaccctacctattttactagtgcaattacctctgtttacattacatctattttgatattttatacctctagtgtaacacttctgtttgtatttatttattacatctacttttcctgttttatttgctttataactgtgtgtgtgtgttttacctgttatatgttttatctgcctcgtttagtcttgtcaagtatttgttttaaagcactgaccagaagtggcaaccgagaatctcgttgtatttaatacaatgacaataaagctttctattctattctaacaGACATATTGTCACATtattacagataaaaaaaaaaaaaaacaatacaaaagatCAGTGAGTGAAGGGGCGACTACAAAAAGGAATAGAAACAACTGGAGATATAATATTCATGGTagaaaatgaatagataaaataaaaaatctatatattttGGTTGATGtgtattgtatgtatatgtgtatttccaaaaaacaaatacaaataaataaataaataacaataaaataaaataaatgaatccaacagatagaaaataataataataatatttaataataataataaagtaataatatatattatataattgtaTCAATAgtaagtgaaaatgaaaacagcagaaataaatttatatataaattcatactgtgtatatataaaacaaaaacataggatcaataaatacaataacatGATATGATATGCTAATGTATAATTAAACAGACAGGGATACAAtcaacatgtatgtatgtacagtatgtatgcatgtattcaAATTATGGTTGgtggattaaaaaataaaataaaaaatattgtcacATTATTGATGTTGATGCATTCAGTCATATGCTattatttgggtttttttgGTCTGTATTGTCCAGTTCCAATAACAATAAATAGCTGCCCTATGACTATTTAGATTGTGTCAAACAAGATCTAATGGACACAATATTGGTGATGCTCCCTGTGATctgtaattttgtatttattttttccagtgGATTATGATTCATATTAACATGTTACACTGAACAAGATCTGCATGTTGAATGTCTTCCCTCTCTTGCAGAACACAGCCGTTCTCTCCAGTGCTATATTCGTCACCCTGGTTGGCATGATGCTTCACATCCACTTTGTGAAGGTCGACCACGAGACTCTGCTCGTCATCGGCTCCCTGGGCATACAGCTGTCCTCCAGCTACGCGTCAGGCCGTGAGACCACCACATTCATCGAGATGAGCAAGATTAAGGATATTATCATCAATGAAGCTATTTACATGGTGAACAACGGCATTTATGTCTCTATCACTTGTGTGCGTGCAAATTTGCATTGATTTACAGGACATTGATGTGATGTCTAATgcttttatttcagcatcaAATCATCTACTACCTCTGTGTGCTGTTGAAGGACCCTTCAGAACCCGACGCAGTGTCAAGTGTTGTGCCATTGTTTCAGGTGAGGTTGAATGCAAGGTGTGTTTCGCAAGTCACTTCTGGTGTTTTGCTTCTCGTTTACCTCCTGTATAAAGGCTTTTAACATGCACACTGTCACTCACAGTAACCTGTATCTAATGAACctcatttttctcatttttcagaGTTCAAAGCCGAGGCTGAACTGCTTGACGAAAGTTTACAAAAGCTGTCAGGAGGTTCTTTCAAAGTGCTGATGACACACAAGTCGATGGTTCTGGGCATGCAgtatgttttttaatatttctttgtttAAGTAAATGTCTTATCAATGGATGAAAGTAGAAAGCAGgtagtttttcttttattttggtacATCTTGATTTGATGTGCAGTGTATTTTATTCAtgatttttctccttttctcacCTGTATGAATGTAAATGTAGTCTGTTGGATACAAAAGCAAGCACTGCCATGTTTTAAACACCAATATTAGATTCATAATGTGTGTAATTACTTAAATAACTTATGTAAAAATAGCACTGGTGTTAGACTACTTCAACCTAAAGAGCCAAACCTTTTAACTGACATCGTATTTTAAGATAGAAATGACCTTTAACTATTTGTGCGTTTAGAttttaattgactaattgtgcCAATGTCTGTATTTTACAAGCATGCTGTATTTTTTGATACAAATACATTTgataaaacataacaaaatcaATATTGTCCCTAAATTATTTGCCATCACTGGATGATGGTGTATGTTCAGGGTTAATGTTTTTGAGGAGTTTTACTTTCCTTCCCCAGCAGGGGACAGCACCACACTTACTCAACCTCATACAAACTTCTGGAAATTACATTCATGAATCAGTTCAGACAAAAGCAGACATCATAATCTTTGTTAGTCCACAATTACACAGGTGAACTGCTTTTTAATTTACCCTGTATGTACACAAAAAAGCTTTAGCAAGAAGTTATTAAATGTGTAGCGTAAGATGTGATGAATGTAGTAAAGTGTTTATAAATAAACATCCACACCTTCTTCCTCGAATATATTTTCACTTGCTACACATACCTTCATCTCTGACAGACAGCTGCTCACATTATCCTCAGATGTCACTTTACTTGACTTGACTGTTGACATACCGGTTCTGGTTTCAGAAATGTCACTCAAGGTTACCTCACAGACCAAATGACAATGATGACGTATGCAGTATCGAGTTCAGAATGAGATATACTTGATTGTACAGTTTGATGAGGCCTTACCTTAGAAGTGCTGACCTGACGGTACTTTTTGTACTGTAACCTTCTTGTTAAATTGTAATTGGAATAATTCTTTTCCAAGTTATTACCCTGACATTATAAGAAGTAAGATGCAACAAAACACATCTTGTCTCAGAGTAGTGCTCAAGCtctaagtttattttttaactcaCTATTAATATCAAAGTTATTTTGGATTACACGCAAACAAAGTAACACTGCTTGAATAAATTACTATATAAATGTATTCAAGTGAGGACAATATAAGCGTAGTGGATATGTTCATTAGTTACTGTCAGGAGCAAAAGGTTTTCCTCCTGGTTGTAACTAACAATATGAATGAAAGCTTAATGGGTCTCCATTGCCCACAGTTTAAAGTTCACAGCCCTTGttttcaccaccaccaccaccactcggCCTGCGTTTCCCCTCCAGgccttgtttttttccagccaTTCTACATCTCGATGACCATCTGCAGCTCCCGGTCAGACCCGTGTGTGAACTCCACAGGCCAACAGAACAAGCAGAAGGGTGTGACTTTCACGGAGTAGAAGGAGCGTTACGCTGCTGTGAAGAGTGGCCCTCTGACAGGATAATAGTCCCTCCTGGAGGTGCGAAACAGCCAAGAACCAACCAAGCAGAGGAGAAAACCTGGGAGTGACCAGCAGTGACGCCTCAGGACGTCTGAATTGGCCTCATAAAGCAGCAACCACCCCCCACACCCTCCTGAGTGTAAATCATAGGTAGGGTAGAGGTTTGGCAGGCCCAAAACACAGTGAGGCTTTCTTCAGCCTGAGGTGTGGACTGTTAATTACCCTCCATTCATAATAAGGCTGTAATTGCACATTTACTTTTGTTCTTGCAAAAAGTAGTTCTGTGAATTTTTTCAAAATGCACAGCGATAAATAATGAACTCCTGTTACTGTTGGTTTTCATTAAATTTGTAAATTTATGTCATTTTCAGAGGAGGAGTTCTTTGTAATCTAAACGGTGGACGTGTGAAATCAGTTTACGGTGTTTTGGGAACCTCATGGTTTAGTGGGAGAAGAGCCCTACTGAGATGGGGAGTTGCCCCTTTACCACCTGcagtgcacacacacccacacacgtcGTGCCCACATTCAACTCTTCATCCAAACACATTCAGAGGTTGTGAGATAATTTTAAAGGAGTAATTCGGCCCTTACAGTCTGGCACTTAACCCCTTGTGAAAGGgcaaatttatgttttttacactttttttgattaaacaaacaagggTTACGTTctaaatcgcatactttttctttttacttttagtacgtactgcccTTACAAAATACGTATACTGTTGCGCGCAGTATGTGTACAATTGGGACATaatacttcatcataacattgtgccttgaactttgaccctcttgctcatatatctgctgtgcagaggtttgtgggtcagaatagccagaaaataAAGCTGGCTTTCATAGGCCAGGTTACTGCAAAACATGACCAGATGTTACCGACTACTGAATGACACAAAGACATCACTTTAACGTGTCCCCCTGTCCTGAAAAGAGTTAATACGTTGTACCTTTGGACGGAACaagactagctgtttccctccgtTTCCAGACTTTAAGCTAAACTAAgctgaccagctgctggctgtaacGTCATATTAACAGTACAAATAAGTTTAAGTTTCGAGTCTTTGTCATagcaaataatgaattaataaaataattgtctCAACAATTACAGTGGAGCGGTCACTGGCAATGACGTTCTTGTTCTCAGGCTCCCTCCGACAActacaaaatgtataaaagaaaATCACGCAAGTAGAATCCAAGACATAAGACATATAAGATAGTGTTCAAATATaggaataaaatacaatacatgtaaatgtaaatcaacttttattgtcacacattgaattagtacacagcacagcacacaatGGAAATTAGTCTCTGCGTTTAACCCATagtattaggagcagtgggcagctactataAAGCGACTGGGGAGCAGTTTTGGGGGtccggtgccttgctcaagggcacctcggcacTGCCCaggaggcaaactggcatctcttCAGCTACTAGTTCACAGCCAGTGCTTGGTCTGTGCCACCCCCACtaaaataacatattatatCAATTAGAATACTATAGACTGATGTACAGTAGTGATAAAATGAATAATCTGTAATACaggataaaataaatatatatatttgaactGCTGTGTGTGCAGGTAAGAACAGGAAGTAGAAGTACTAGGAATATTGTGCAACAGTTTGTCACCTGGTGCAACAGGAATCGTTTTCATATAATGCCACGATTTCTATGAAGTGTTGTGTCTTTGTATTGTTACAGGGTTCTTGGCTGACAGATGAGGAAGGAAGAAAAGCGTCACGGCATTGTTAGAAACGTGTCAGTTTATCCGCTCTACCTACCGGTCCATACAGGCAGGTGAAACTTGATGTCAGTTTGGATTTGAATCTCACTAAATCCCTCCCTGCCTCAGCAGTAACGTCAGAGGGAGTTTCACCTGTCACTCAGTCTGTCTTTactaaacacacatacacggtGTTGAGAGTGTATCTTCCTGTGGGACATGAATTTACATAATGCCCTGCGAGCCGTTTTCTCCATGCAGGATTttactgtgtatgtgtatgttctCACAACACCACTTTACCTCAAGGGACTCTAACTGCagagctttattgttcttctcACTAACTGCACCTGATCACCATATGTATAGACAGGCTAATGCAGCCTATCACTGAAAGAGAAAGCAAACCATAGGGGAATTGTCAAGAATAAAGGCTTTTAATGACAATCGAATactcaaataaaatgatttgGCTATAAAAAGATAGTAAAGACAACTGTCCGCAGACATTTTCATAGATTTTCACTGACACGTAACAATACACAGTGGCATTTACAGATAGGCAAATTTGCAGAAAACAGAATCTATTCACGTTCAACGGTGCTCAGCCTCCTCCACACTAAACTAGACTGTGTTCACCTGGATGAAAACAGAAGTGCAGATAAGATTGAGCTGCAGGTTGAGGGATAAGCCTGGTTTACTACTGGGTGGCATTGCAGAACCGGTCTTGGCACAAAGGAGAACTGATCAAGCTCTCTGCAACCTTTTTGGTAACATGATCCACGAATAAAGGCACATTGTAGATGCTCGTTGCAGAGAAAGTTTACGATAGGAAACCAAACGTTCAATGCCTATTCTTTTTTAGATAATACCTCTTTCAAAGGTCGTTGAGCTGCAGGGTTGCAAGAAACTCCCTTCTATCTCCTATTGAAATAATACAACCGGTGCCTTGTCTCCTCAAATTAAAGCTGGGTGTATAGccaacaatgtttgtttttggaacttgaggaaaagaaaaaacacatttattcacTCAAAGACTTTGATATTTGTGTAATACATCATCCCTGTAACTAAAGGCAGTGACATTGTATTGCTTCGGACATCTGCAACCAGTGTGATTTATAGTTTTCCAGCTCTTATTTGCTCAGGGACCAGTTCCCTCCCTGGACAGGAAAGTCCGGTACGTCCCTCCGTCTGTCCTCTCACGGGTTACAATGTTAAACCTCGGTGCTGATGAGGCTGCCAAAATGTATTTACCCAAGCCTTTATAAACCTCAACCAGAGGAGCTGCTACTGGGTGAAACCTTTAATGTCGCCGTTAATGCGACTCGATGATCCTGTTGAACATTTGGCAAGTGTACAGCCAAACTCCCTCTTTCCAAGTTTTTGAATCTGGCAGTCAGTTTAAATGCAAATGATTTAAGAAAACTACAATGAAACAAATGAAACCGACTCCTCTCAGGCCACGCCCTCACAGCGTCACCTGGTAGATGTGAGGTAAGCGAGACGGACTTCTAGTCGGACCAGCTGGCAGCAGATAAGAGAGCTAGGAGCCTGCTCTACAGGTCTGTCAGGGGAGCTGACAGCAGAGAGCTGCCTGCAAACACATATCcgttctctctgtttgtctccagAGAAAAGCCATtgtaatgagtgtgtgtgagcatgtggtTTTGTACGAAGGCTGGCCTAGACTGCCATATTCAAATCTTCTGGTCATAATTGTGCTTATATCAGTCTGGAAGTGATTGTCCCTCTATTGTGTGTGTCTCCTCATTATATTGCTCTATTCCCACTCCCATATCAGTCGTATACCATCGCTGCGTGATGACAGCTCCTCGGTTTTTTCTCGACTCTCTGTGGTGCCGCAGTGTCTGTGACCAGTGATTGAGTCAGAAATAATGTGGTTTGCATTAAACTTTAAAggcaataaattaaaaaagggggccattaataaacaaatgtgaCTTTAAAGAGGGTCTTCTAAGTCATACTGGAGAAGctgagcacaaacaaacaccaaCAACTTGAAGGGTTTGATGATGTTATAAtgctttttttctaaaaaagttTGTGTCTTcgagcagcagtgggtagaattgtagcaaatatatgattttaaaaagttttataaaatggtcactatattctgacagtaatATGAGAatggtaacctgaaaaaaatcatgtgcatctgtgtcctccggtgctcctaatggcatctgcaagatttcacagaccagaggaaagcaaccaatcagagccgagctggagccttgccgtctctgagcagctgtctaccactcgcgaactctgatcaaacagtcaaactaggcagcgctgatatgaatcaatattctgttactgaaatgcctatttctcacctcaaatgttttcagcagcatcttgtagtgtactgtttagctgtcaaatgagaaagtttgtgaccttgttaagatcagttgaggaaataccaagcagcacccaccaaccggagcaaactttctaatttttctCAAcaccaaagtctcccgtcatgagctagattttttaaagcctgaaaacagaaccatgcatgatgaggtgcagaagtgtagttttctctcagaacacttgaattacaatatgctgaaaggttattatggaaatttagcccaatgatgccaaaaatgttctgcctacttgagctttaataaacaaatgttaATTCTAATTCTTGGTGGATT is drawn from Sebastes umbrosus isolate fSebUmb1 chromosome 18, fSebUmb1.pri, whole genome shotgun sequence and contains these coding sequences:
- the pigh gene encoding phosphatidylinositol N-acetylglucosaminyltransferase subunit H, with the protein product MMEEEAFTDISGKSISLDCQSHSSLCREFTVSVPKVSIGKVLVYTCCVWLFAYAVFFFTENTAVLSSAIFVTLVGMMLHIHFVKVDHETLLVIGSLGIQLSSSYASGRETTTFIEMSKIKDIIINEAIYMHQIIYYLCVLLKDPSEPDAVSSVVPLFQSSKPRLNCLTKVYKSCQEVLSKC